In Carya illinoinensis cultivar Pawnee chromosome 7, C.illinoinensisPawnee_v1, whole genome shotgun sequence, the following are encoded in one genomic region:
- the LOC122315206 gene encoding transcription factor IBH1-like 1 encodes MRSPSSLKQEFLKRWMRGLQRCTSSKKDMNVLERKKVIKLSADLAIASARNGTTSWSRALIANASRDNDNRILAERILGPESDILIKRVSTSVGTVSCNRKIRSKKILKRSCNSVRRVRKGTHLPQKVLAKSIAKRLVQKRTQILKRLVPGGEFMDELSLIEETLDYIAYLRAQVDVMRCIASATELINHMNIGGNKMV; translated from the exons ATGCGCAGTCCCAGCTCACTCAAGCAAGAATTCCTTAAAAGATGGATGAGAGGTCTTCAAAGATGCACTTCTTCAAAGAAAGACATGAACGTCTTGGAGAGAAAGAAGGTTATAAAGTTGTCCGCCGATCTAGCCATTGCTTCTGCTAGAAATGGGACAACATCATGGAGCCGTGCCCTCATTGCCAATGCTTCAAGAGACAATGATAACAGAATCCTGGCCGAGAGAATCTTGGGCCCGGAGtctgatattttgataaaaagAGTTTCAACTTCTGTGGGTACTGTGAGTTGCAACAGGAAGATTAGAAGCAAGAAGATCTTGAAAAGGAGCTGTAATAGTGTCCGTAGAGTCAGAAAAGGTACTCATCTTCCTCAAAAGGTTCTTGCGAAATCTATTGCAAAGAGACTGGTTCAGAAGAGAACACAAATTCTCAAGAGACTTGTGCCGGGTGGAGAATTTATGGATGAGCTATCTTTGATTGAAGAAACCCTTGATTATATCGCATATCTGAGGGCTCAAGTTGATGTCATGCGATGTATTGCTAGTGCCACCGAGCTTATAAATC ATATGAATATTGGAGGAAACAAGATGGTATAG